Proteins encoded in a region of the Massilia sp. UMI-21 genome:
- a CDS encoding SDR family NAD(P)-dependent oxidoreductase gives MKLANRVAVITGAGGGIGRATALALARRGCHLALADIDAAAADSCAQAARQLGVRAFGHGLDVADRAAVRALPAAVLATHGRVDLLINNAGVALGGSFEQVGEDDFDWLMDINFHAVVRMTRAFLPALRGSDDARIVNLSSIYGIVAPPGQSAYSASKFAVRGFSNALRHELEGSTVAVSVVHPGGVATAIAQNARAPAGAPAQEIERGRALAQRLLRMAPEQAGEIIVRGIERRQARILVGRDARFVALLERLSPVHYWKLLKKATA, from the coding sequence ATGAAGCTGGCCAATCGCGTTGCCGTGATCACCGGCGCGGGCGGCGGCATCGGCCGCGCCACGGCCCTGGCGCTGGCGCGGCGCGGCTGCCACCTGGCCCTGGCCGACATCGACGCCGCCGCCGCGGACAGTTGCGCCCAGGCCGCCCGCCAGCTGGGCGTGCGCGCGTTCGGCCATGGCCTGGACGTGGCCGACCGCGCCGCCGTGCGCGCCCTGCCGGCCGCCGTGCTGGCGACCCACGGCCGGGTCGACCTCTTGATCAACAATGCCGGCGTGGCCCTGGGCGGCAGCTTCGAACAGGTCGGCGAGGACGATTTCGACTGGCTCATGGACATCAACTTCCATGCCGTGGTGCGCATGACGCGCGCTTTCCTGCCGGCGCTGCGCGGCAGCGACGACGCCCGCATCGTCAACCTCTCGAGCATCTACGGCATCGTCGCGCCGCCCGGCCAGAGCGCCTATTCGGCCAGCAAGTTCGCGGTGCGCGGCTTCAGCAACGCCCTGCGCCACGAACTCGAAGGCAGCACCGTGGCCGTCAGCGTGGTGCACCCGGGCGGCGTGGCCACCGCGATCGCGCAGAATGCGCGCGCGCCGGCCGGCGCACCGGCGCAGGAGATCGAGCGCGGCCGCGCCCTGGCGCAGCGCCTGCTGCGCATGGCGCCCGAGCAGGCCGGCGAGATCATCGTGCGCGGCATCGAGCGACGCCAGGCGCGCATCCTGGTGGGCAGGGACGCCCGCTTCGTGGCCCTGCTCGAACGCCTGAGCCCCGTCCATTACTGGAAACTCTTGAAGAAAGCGACTGCATGA
- a CDS encoding alpha/beta hydrolase codes for MMSLNSLLYVLGALVLLPFLLALFSRRTARRIEALLPPAGSLVEVEGVRLHVRDEGRGPALLMIHGLGGQMAHFNYGAVRALSRRYRVVTVDRPGSGYSTRPAGAPADLSTQARAIAALIGRLGLERPTVVGHSLGGATALTLALEHPAQVGALALVAPLTHAPEAVPPAFRALTIETPWLRRLFAATLAVPLSILAGKRVLQEVFGPEAAPRDFPTRGGGLLSLRPGQFLASCADLQALAGHMPCLERRYAELDTRKLPVHVLFGREDRILDWRANGQALAGKIPGARLELVEGGHMLPVTQPERTARFIEEVAAARLKLAS; via the coding sequence ATGATGAGTCTGAACTCGCTGCTGTACGTCCTGGGCGCACTGGTGCTGCTGCCCTTCCTGCTGGCCCTGTTCAGCCGCCGCACGGCGCGCCGCATCGAGGCCTTGCTGCCGCCGGCCGGCAGTCTGGTGGAGGTCGAGGGCGTGCGCCTGCACGTGCGCGACGAAGGACGCGGCCCGGCGCTCCTGATGATCCACGGCCTGGGCGGCCAGATGGCGCACTTCAACTATGGCGCGGTGCGCGCGCTGTCCAGGCGCTACCGGGTGGTGACGGTGGACCGGCCGGGCTCGGGCTATTCGACCCGTCCCGCCGGCGCGCCGGCCGACCTGTCGACCCAGGCGCGCGCCATCGCCGCCCTGATCGGGCGGCTCGGACTGGAGCGGCCCACCGTGGTCGGCCACTCGCTGGGGGGCGCCACCGCACTCACGCTCGCGCTCGAGCATCCGGCCCAGGTGGGCGCGCTGGCCCTGGTGGCGCCGCTGACCCATGCGCCGGAAGCGGTGCCGCCGGCCTTCCGCGCCCTGACCATCGAGACGCCCTGGCTGCGCCGCCTGTTCGCGGCCACGCTGGCCGTCCCGCTCAGCATCCTCGCCGGCAAGCGCGTGCTGCAAGAGGTGTTCGGACCGGAAGCGGCGCCGCGCGATTTTCCGACCCGCGGCGGCGGCCTGCTCAGCCTGCGCCCCGGCCAGTTCCTGGCCAGCTGCGCCGACCTGCAGGCCCTGGCCGGCCATATGCCGTGCCTGGAGCGGCGCTATGCCGAGCTGGACACCCGCAAGCTGCCGGTGCACGTGCTGTTCGGCCGCGAGGACCGGATCCTCGACTGGCGCGCCAACGGCCAGGCGCTGGCCGGGAAAATCCCCGGCGCGCGCCTGGAACTGGTCGAGGGCGGACACATGCTGCCCGTGACCCAGCCGGAGCGCACGGCGCGCTTCATCGAGGAAGTCGCGGCCGCACGCCTGAAGCTAGCCAGCTGA
- a CDS encoding NAD(P)H-dependent oxidoreductase — protein MSSDLRALVVFADPSLHRSRISRRVAEACASLPGVRVRDLYQLYPDFYIDVRAERALLEEAPLLVFVFQLGWYAMPALLKEWFDSVFKPEWAAPCDGNRPRRLQGKTAFAAVACAGSARDYRAGGAHGRPLEDYLAPLEQSVKACGMAWLAPHPFYGADSTDAEAAARHAGDLRALLARHAGIASKQPQGGAHGA, from the coding sequence ATGTCTTCCGACCTCCGTGCCCTGGTCGTCTTCGCCGACCCCTCGCTGCACCGCTCGCGCATCAGCCGCCGCGTTGCCGAGGCCTGTGCCAGCCTGCCCGGGGTCCGGGTCCGCGACCTGTACCAGCTCTACCCCGACTTCTACATCGACGTGCGCGCCGAACGCGCGCTGCTGGAGGAGGCGCCGCTGCTGGTGTTCGTGTTCCAGCTCGGCTGGTACGCCATGCCGGCGCTGCTCAAGGAATGGTTCGACAGCGTGTTCAAGCCGGAATGGGCCGCGCCATGTGACGGGAATCGGCCGCGCCGGCTGCAGGGCAAGACGGCCTTTGCCGCGGTCGCCTGTGCCGGGTCCGCCCGCGACTACCGGGCGGGCGGCGCCCACGGCCGGCCGCTGGAAGACTACCTGGCGCCGCTCGAGCAAAGCGTCAAGGCCTGCGGCATGGCCTGGCTGGCGCCGCACCCGTTCTATGGCGCCGATTCGACCGACGCCGAGGCTGCCGCACGCCATGCCGGCGACCTGCGCGCGCTGCTGGCCCGCCACGCCGGCATCGCCTCCAAGCAGCCGCAGGGAGGCGCGCATGGAGCATAG
- the kefC gene encoding glutathione-regulated potassium-efflux system protein KefC, whose translation MEHSLLLNALVYLAAAVIVVPVARRLGLGAVLGYLLAGIAIGPWGLGLIREVETILHFSEFGVVLLLFVIGLELEPRRLWSLRRSIFGWGAAQVGGVTLLLLGAALLAGVGWKMALIAALGLSLSSTAVALSTMQERNLIPTPAGQAGFSILLFQDIAAIPMIALVPLLGVTAADADGGWSGAFKAIAMIAALVLAGRFLIRPMLRFIAGTGMREIFTAFALLLVISISLLMDQVGMSMALGAFMAGVLLADSEYRHALETDLEPFKGLLLGLFFIAVGMSVDFGVFLAQPWRIVGMAAAFLAIKLAVLWLLARPFGMTGRQRVLFAFLLSQGGEFAFVVFGAAATARVFDADTASILVVVVALSMIATPLLLILYDRVLEPYWQSLRQRPADAVDANREHVIIAGFGRFGQIVGRLLHANQVPLTMLDHDPDQIDTLREFGFKVFYGDATRTDLLHAAGAAHARALVLSVDGIDDSLKLAAAVRAEFPDLPILARARNVTHCYQLMDLGVTIVERETFESALMLGRRTMEQLGFGAYFARQAAMRFREHNLRSVLEVYPYYKDRAQYVSMARRAREELHAMFERDFVANSRDREAEGDEPGNA comes from the coding sequence ATGGAGCATAGCCTGCTGCTGAACGCGCTGGTCTACCTGGCCGCCGCGGTGATCGTGGTGCCGGTCGCCAGGCGGCTCGGCCTGGGCGCGGTGCTCGGCTACCTGCTGGCCGGGATCGCGATCGGTCCGTGGGGCCTGGGCCTGATCCGCGAGGTCGAGACCATCCTGCACTTTTCCGAATTCGGCGTGGTACTGCTGCTGTTCGTGATCGGCCTCGAGCTCGAGCCGCGCCGCCTGTGGTCGCTGCGCCGTTCGATCTTCGGCTGGGGCGCGGCCCAGGTGGGCGGCGTAACGCTGCTGCTGCTGGGCGCCGCCCTGCTGGCCGGCGTCGGCTGGAAAATGGCGCTGATCGCGGCGCTCGGGCTGTCGCTGTCCTCCACCGCCGTGGCACTGAGCACCATGCAGGAACGTAACCTGATCCCGACCCCGGCCGGCCAGGCCGGCTTTTCGATCCTGCTGTTCCAGGACATCGCCGCGATCCCGATGATCGCCCTGGTGCCGCTGCTGGGCGTGACGGCCGCCGACGCCGACGGCGGCTGGAGCGGCGCGTTCAAGGCGATCGCCATGATCGCCGCCCTGGTCCTGGCCGGGCGCTTCCTGATCCGCCCGATGCTGCGCTTCATCGCGGGCACCGGCATGCGCGAAATCTTCACCGCCTTCGCCCTGCTGCTGGTGATCTCGATCTCGCTGCTGATGGACCAGGTCGGCATGTCGATGGCCCTGGGCGCCTTCATGGCCGGCGTGCTGCTGGCCGATTCCGAATACCGCCACGCCCTCGAGACCGACCTGGAGCCCTTCAAGGGCCTGCTGCTCGGGCTGTTCTTCATCGCGGTCGGGATGTCGGTGGACTTCGGCGTGTTCCTGGCCCAGCCCTGGCGCATCGTCGGCATGGCTGCGGCGTTCCTGGCGATCAAGCTGGCCGTGCTGTGGCTGCTGGCGCGCCCCTTCGGCATGACCGGGCGCCAGCGCGTGCTGTTCGCCTTCCTGCTGTCCCAGGGCGGCGAGTTCGCCTTCGTGGTGTTCGGCGCGGCGGCGACCGCGCGCGTGTTCGACGCCGACACGGCATCGATCCTGGTGGTGGTGGTCGCCCTGTCGATGATCGCCACGCCCCTGCTGCTGATCCTGTACGACCGCGTGCTGGAGCCTTACTGGCAAAGCCTGCGCCAGCGCCCGGCCGACGCCGTCGACGCCAATCGCGAGCACGTGATCATCGCCGGCTTCGGCCGCTTCGGCCAGATCGTCGGCCGCCTGCTGCACGCCAACCAGGTGCCGCTGACCATGCTGGACCACGACCCGGACCAGATCGACACCCTGCGCGAATTCGGCTTCAAGGTGTTCTACGGCGACGCCACCCGCACCGACCTGCTGCACGCCGCCGGCGCCGCCCACGCGCGCGCGCTGGTGCTGTCGGTGGACGGCATCGACGACAGCCTGAAGCTGGCGGCGGCGGTGCGCGCCGAATTCCCCGACCTGCCGATCCTGGCGCGCGCCCGCAACGTCACCCACTGTTACCAGCTGATGGACCTGGGCGTGACCATCGTCGAGCGCGAGACCTTCGAGTCGGCGCTGATGCTGGGCCGGCGCACGATGGAGCAACTCGGCTTCGGCGCCTATTTCGCGCGCCAGGCGGCGATGCGTTTTCGCGAGCACAATCTCAGGAGCGTGCTCGAGGTCTATCCCTACTACAAGGACCGGGCCCAGTACGTGTCGATGGCGCGCCGCGCCCGTGAAGAGCTGCACGCGATGTTCGAACGCGACTTCGTGGCCAACAGCAGGGACCGCGAGGCGGAGGGCGACGAACCCGGGAATGCGTGA
- a CDS encoding EAL domain-containing protein, with protein sequence MTLVTTFDISTAPADRLAMLAEENAALIDNALDLMAVIDADGRILRANTATQALLGYAPGELAGRHFNALVHPDQRAEALGIHTSLQQGDPDRTDISLRLLRRDGTVVLMSIAARWSTPHRRSFLTARDVTGQHGARQALLKSEAALNSMLESIGDAFFAIDSGWRLTYANQKAGDFVGVRAAEAIGLPLLEVAPDLLQSPFLQRYRRAMESRQPDAFEEFWEPRKVWVEARVYPHSDGISVYFHEITAKREAEQALRKSEQRFRKLFNQAGDGIMIVDAGLRIVAVNDQACARFGYGRDEFLAMRASDVNLGLAEAAALLDGLRAGHAQLLRTEKRCKDGSSFPAEVQISRFDDEGEEFFLAVIRDVSDRAAAERQLRESEQRFREIIEMTPSGYLVAGRDGLLRDVNPAMCALAGYPREMLLALSLGELFVSFPLASLEAGAGGPTAVQGVEAVLRHRDGHHIHLLFNGSIKRDPLGEAVALTGLMADITGRKAAESRLRELATHDTLTGLPNRALLAERVQQMLEASPYGSPVAVMFLDLDRFKEVNDSFGHEMGDALLCEVAARLRRVIRPTDIIARLGGDEFVIAAHCATGQAAAARIADKLLDVLTAPVTVGGIDVIVGASIGISLFPQDAQTRELLFQAADTAMYRAKAAGRNRYRFFEPEMSVATRARMALELSLRPALARGEFTLHYQPRYRLDRNARDGLSLYGMEALIRWNHPERGRVPPQQFIGIAEETGLIGAIGRWVLREACSHTRRLMDEFGRKLVVSVNVSARQLAQPGFAAEVCDALASAGLPADCLELELTESALIEDIDHTATMLRELKRLGIQLAVDDFGTGYSSLAYLRRFPIDVLKLDRSFVLQQDENVSTIAFVKAFVDMAHALNMAVVAEGVETGEVLDLLRAAQCDQAQGFHLARPMPLEGLRLLLEPQAGHEPELTG encoded by the coding sequence GTGACACTCGTGACTACCTTCGACATCTCCACCGCCCCCGCCGACCGGCTCGCCATGCTCGCCGAAGAGAACGCGGCACTCATCGACAACGCACTCGACCTCATGGCCGTGATCGATGCCGACGGCCGCATCCTGCGCGCCAATACGGCAACGCAGGCCCTGCTCGGCTACGCGCCGGGGGAACTCGCCGGCCGCCATTTCAACGCCCTGGTCCATCCGGACCAACGGGCCGAAGCACTCGGCATCCACACCAGCCTGCAGCAGGGCGATCCGGACCGTACCGACATTTCGCTGCGCCTGCTGCGCCGCGACGGCACGGTGGTCCTGATGTCGATCGCGGCGCGCTGGTCGACGCCGCACCGGCGCAGCTTCCTGACCGCGCGCGACGTCACCGGCCAGCACGGGGCGCGCCAGGCGCTGCTGAAATCGGAAGCGGCGCTCAACAGCATGCTGGAAAGTATCGGCGACGCCTTCTTCGCCATCGACAGCGGCTGGCGCCTGACCTACGCCAACCAGAAGGCGGGCGATTTCGTCGGGGTCAGGGCCGCCGAAGCGATCGGCCTGCCGCTGCTGGAGGTCGCGCCCGACCTGCTGCAGTCGCCCTTCCTGCAGCGCTACCGGCGTGCGATGGAAAGCCGCCAGCCCGATGCCTTCGAAGAGTTCTGGGAGCCGCGCAAGGTCTGGGTCGAAGCGCGGGTCTACCCGCACAGCGACGGCATCTCGGTGTACTTTCACGAAATCACCGCCAAGCGCGAAGCCGAGCAGGCACTGCGCAAGAGCGAACAACGCTTCCGCAAGCTGTTCAACCAGGCCGGCGACGGGATCATGATCGTCGACGCCGGACTGCGGATTGTCGCGGTCAACGACCAGGCCTGCGCGCGCTTCGGTTACGGCCGCGACGAGTTCCTCGCCATGCGCGCCTCCGACGTCAATCTCGGCCTCGCCGAGGCGGCCGCGCTGCTCGACGGCCTGCGTGCCGGCCACGCCCAGTTGCTGCGCACCGAAAAGCGCTGCAAGGACGGCAGCAGCTTCCCGGCCGAGGTGCAGATCTCGCGCTTCGACGACGAAGGCGAGGAGTTCTTCCTGGCGGTGATCCGCGACGTGAGCGACCGCGCGGCGGCCGAGCGCCAACTGCGCGAGAGCGAACAGCGGTTTCGCGAAATCATCGAGATGACCCCTTCCGGCTACCTGGTGGCCGGGCGCGACGGTCTGCTGCGCGACGTGAACCCGGCCATGTGCGCGCTGGCGGGCTATCCGCGCGAGATGCTGCTCGCGCTGAGCCTGGGCGAGCTGTTCGTCTCCTTCCCGCTGGCATCGCTGGAGGCCGGCGCCGGCGGCCCGACCGCGGTGCAGGGCGTGGAGGCCGTGCTGCGCCACCGGGACGGCCACCACATTCACCTGCTGTTCAACGGCAGCATCAAGCGCGACCCGCTGGGCGAGGCCGTCGCGCTGACCGGCCTGATGGCCGACATCACCGGGCGCAAGGCCGCCGAAAGCCGGCTGCGCGAGCTGGCCACCCACGACACCCTGACCGGCCTGCCCAACCGTGCCCTGCTGGCCGAGCGCGTGCAGCAGATGCTCGAGGCCAGCCCCTACGGTTCCCCGGTGGCGGTGATGTTCCTCGACCTCGACCGCTTCAAGGAAGTCAACGACTCCTTCGGCCACGAAATGGGCGACGCGCTGCTGTGCGAAGTCGCCGCGCGCCTGCGCAGGGTGATCCGGCCGACCGATATCATCGCACGCCTGGGCGGCGACGAGTTCGTGATCGCCGCCCACTGCGCCACCGGCCAGGCCGCGGCGGCGCGCATCGCCGACAAGCTGCTCGACGTGTTGACCGCGCCGGTGACGGTGGGCGGCATCGATGTGATCGTCGGCGCCTCGATCGGCATCAGCCTGTTTCCCCAGGACGCGCAAACCCGCGAACTGCTGTTCCAGGCGGCCGACACCGCGATGTACCGCGCCAAGGCCGCGGGCCGCAACCGCTACCGCTTTTTCGAACCCGAGATGAGCGTCGCGACCCGGGCCCGCATGGCGCTCGAGCTGTCGCTGCGGCCGGCGCTGGCGCGCGGCGAATTCACGCTGCACTACCAGCCGCGCTACCGCCTGGACCGGAACGCACGCGACGGCCTGTCCCTGTACGGCATGGAAGCCCTGATCCGCTGGAACCACCCGGAGCGCGGCCGGGTGCCGCCGCAGCAATTCATCGGCATCGCCGAGGAGACCGGGCTGATCGGCGCGATCGGGCGCTGGGTGTTGCGCGAAGCCTGCAGCCATACCCGCCGCCTGATGGACGAGTTCGGCCGCAAGCTGGTGGTCTCGGTCAACGTGTCGGCGCGCCAGCTGGCGCAGCCCGGTTTCGCGGCCGAGGTGTGCGATGCCCTGGCCAGTGCGGGCTTGCCGGCCGATTGCCTGGAGCTGGAGCTGACCGAAAGTGCGCTGATCGAAGACATCGACCACACCGCCACCATGCTGCGCGAGCTCAAGCGCCTCGGCATCCAGCTGGCGGTCGACGATTTCGGCACCGGCTATTCCAGCCTGGCCTACCTGCGCCGCTTCCCGATCGACGTGCTCAAGCTCGACCGCTCCTTCGTGCTGCAGCAGGACGAGAACGTCAGCACCATCGCCTTCGTCAAGGCCTTCGTCGACATGGCGCACGCGCTCAACATGGCGGTGGTGGCCGAAGGCGTCGAGACCGGCGAGGTGCTCGACCTGCTGCGCGCCGCGCAATGCGACCAGGCCCAGGGCTTCCACCTGGCCCGGCCGATGCCGCTCGAGGGCTTGCGGCTGCTGCTCGAACCGCAGGCGGGTCATGAACCGGAACTGACCGGCTGA
- a CDS encoding response regulator, with amino-acid sequence MNKPDRKTRISTQLMLLFAGLALAIVLVLAFVLNKLATERSEDELGHQFAEIALQTTDKLDRTLFERYREVRLLSIQAGLAGSGHDVDAKRRFLEEMQKTYPYYAWLGLTDTEGKVLVSANGLLEGANVAARPWFKNAFEGKHLTDVHEAALLSKLLQPAGADPMRFIDIAFPYHDAAGRLAGALGAHLSIDWARDIEQSVMLPLLTRRRLEALVVGQDMTVIIGPRELIGTRLAPTGVGAGKDFWQAAPSGHAVAAFGDGKTYLVGYSKSQGHSFSPGLNWTVLVRQEAGEAYAPIAQFRRQVIVIGLVIALLSAALAALLARRISRPLGVLAEAARRIEAGESRDIDEVPGGYREIGMLRIALQSLIGKLQANETAMRQAARRKDEFLATLAHELRNPLAPISVAAELLTMAPADAARQKNYGEMIGRQTRHMTDMIDDLLDVSRVTRGEVNLERRPCVLQEVLAEAVEQVAPLVATRKHRLAQAIVAEPVVVLGDRTRLVQVVANLLNNAAKYTPEGGRIDLALAVDPGRARLTVRDNGIGMSADLMEHAFELFTQETRKTDLSLGGLGVGLALSKQLVTLHDGSLSVSSGGQGMGSAFTVSLPLLHAGADLPAAGPAADQQASRAGGPVLIVDDNADAADTLGLLVGSFGYEVLVEYGPVAGLEQARARRPAVCLLDIGMPVMDGYELAARLRTLPGMQDALLLAVTGYSQDSDRQRARTAGFDEHLAKPVDVERLKSLLTGPEALAHD; translated from the coding sequence ATGAACAAACCGGACCGCAAGACCAGGATTTCGACCCAGCTGATGCTGCTCTTCGCGGGCCTGGCCCTGGCCATCGTGCTGGTCCTGGCATTCGTGCTGAACAAGCTCGCCACCGAGCGTTCGGAAGACGAACTCGGTCACCAGTTCGCCGAAATCGCGCTCCAGACCACCGACAAGCTCGACCGGACCCTGTTCGAGCGCTACCGCGAAGTCAGGCTGCTGTCGATCCAGGCCGGCCTGGCAGGTTCCGGCCACGACGTCGACGCCAAGCGCCGCTTCCTCGAGGAGATGCAGAAGACCTACCCCTACTACGCGTGGCTGGGCCTGACCGATACCGAGGGCAAGGTGCTGGTCTCGGCCAACGGCCTGCTGGAGGGTGCGAACGTCGCCGCCCGCCCCTGGTTCAAGAATGCATTCGAGGGCAAGCACCTGACCGACGTACACGAGGCCGCCCTGCTGAGCAAGCTGCTCCAGCCCGCGGGTGCGGACCCGATGCGCTTCATCGACATTGCCTTCCCCTACCACGACGCAGCGGGCCGCCTGGCCGGCGCGCTGGGCGCCCACCTGAGCATCGACTGGGCGCGCGACATCGAACAGTCCGTGATGCTGCCGCTGCTGACCCGGCGCCGCCTCGAGGCGCTGGTGGTCGGGCAGGACATGACCGTCATCATCGGCCCCCGCGAACTGATCGGCACCCGCCTGGCCCCCACCGGCGTCGGCGCCGGCAAGGATTTTTGGCAGGCGGCCCCGAGCGGCCATGCCGTTGCGGCGTTCGGCGACGGCAAGACCTATCTCGTCGGCTACAGCAAGAGCCAGGGGCACAGCTTTTCACCGGGCCTGAACTGGACCGTGCTGGTGCGCCAGGAAGCAGGCGAAGCCTACGCGCCGATCGCCCAGTTCCGGCGCCAGGTCATCGTCATCGGCCTTGTCATCGCGCTGCTGTCCGCCGCCCTGGCGGCGCTGCTCGCGCGGCGCATCTCGCGGCCGCTGGGCGTGCTGGCGGAGGCGGCGCGGCGCATCGAAGCGGGCGAATCGCGCGACATCGACGAGGTGCCCGGCGGCTACCGCGAGATCGGCATGCTGCGGATCGCCCTGCAATCCCTGATCGGCAAGCTGCAAGCCAACGAGACCGCGATGCGCCAGGCCGCGCGCCGCAAGGACGAATTCCTGGCCACCCTCGCGCACGAACTGCGCAATCCGCTCGCGCCGATCTCGGTCGCGGCCGAGCTGCTGACGATGGCCCCGGCGGACGCCGCCCGTCAAAAGAACTACGGCGAGATGATCGGCCGCCAGACCCGGCACATGACCGACATGATCGACGACCTGCTCGACGTCTCGCGCGTCACGCGCGGCGAAGTCAATCTCGAGCGACGCCCATGCGTGCTGCAGGAGGTGCTCGCCGAGGCCGTCGAGCAGGTCGCGCCGCTGGTGGCGACCAGGAAGCACCGCCTGGCGCAGGCGATCGTGGCGGAACCGGTCGTGGTGCTGGGCGACCGCACCCGCCTGGTGCAGGTCGTCGCCAACCTGCTGAACAATGCGGCCAAATACACCCCCGAGGGCGGCCGCATCGACCTGGCCCTGGCGGTCGACCCGGGGCGCGCACGGCTGACGGTGCGCGACAACGGCATCGGCATGTCGGCCGACCTCATGGAGCATGCATTCGAGCTGTTTACCCAAGAGACACGCAAGACCGACCTGAGCCTGGGCGGCCTGGGAGTCGGCCTGGCCCTGTCGAAGCAGCTGGTCACGCTGCACGACGGCAGCCTGTCGGTCAGCAGCGGCGGACAAGGCATGGGCAGCGCGTTCACCGTGTCGCTGCCCTTGCTGCACGCCGGCGCAGACCTGCCCGCCGCCGGACCCGCGGCCGACCAGCAGGCGTCGCGCGCGGGCGGGCCGGTGCTGATCGTGGACGACAATGCCGATGCCGCCGATACCCTGGGCCTGCTGGTCGGCTCCTTCGGCTACGAGGTGCTGGTCGAGTACGGCCCCGTGGCAGGGCTGGAGCAGGCGCGCGCACGGCGGCCCGCGGTGTGCCTGCTCGACATCGGCATGCCCGTCATGGATGGCTACGAGCTCGCCGCGCGGCTGCGTACGCTGCCCGGGATGCAGGACGCGCTGCTGCTTGCCGTGACCGGCTACAGCCAGGACAGCGACCGCCAACGGGCGCGCACGGCCGGTTTCGACGAGCACCTTGCCAAGCCGGTCGACGTCGAGCGCCTCAAGTCGCTCCTGACCGGCCCGGAGGCGCTGGCCCACGACTGA
- a CDS encoding glycoside hydrolase family 43 protein, whose translation MLKTYCNPVYPEIMADPFVLRHEGRYYAYGTAPAGPGGGRFPMLVSNDLVDWHRAGYAISAPGEDHFWAPEVAHSEGRFWMYYSRGDEEGKHQKLRVAVADHPLGPFVDRGLLLVPALQFSIDAHPFRDQDGQWYLYYCVDFLEPEDDHRIGTGIVVDRLLAMDRLAGEPRTVARPHADWHLFKKQRAMYDAVLDWHTVEGASVLAHGGKYYCFYSGGAWEKENYGVSYVVGDHPLGPFTRPEGSEAALLMRSRPGKLIGPGHNCFTTSPDGSQEWIVYHAWDPAMTGRRMCIDLLRWDDGRPTTAGPSFTRQPAPAGLAR comes from the coding sequence ATGCTGAAGACCTACTGTAATCCGGTGTATCCGGAAATCATGGCCGACCCTTTCGTGCTCAGGCACGAAGGCCGCTACTACGCCTACGGCACCGCGCCCGCAGGGCCCGGAGGCGGGCGCTTCCCGATGCTGGTCTCGAACGACCTGGTCGACTGGCACCGCGCCGGCTACGCGATCTCGGCGCCGGGCGAGGACCACTTCTGGGCGCCGGAAGTCGCCCACAGCGAGGGCAGGTTCTGGATGTACTACTCGCGCGGCGACGAGGAGGGCAAGCACCAGAAGCTGCGGGTGGCGGTGGCCGACCATCCGCTCGGCCCCTTCGTCGACCGGGGCCTGCTGCTGGTGCCGGCGCTGCAGTTCTCGATCGACGCCCATCCGTTTCGCGACCAGGACGGCCAGTGGTACCTGTACTACTGCGTCGACTTCCTCGAACCGGAAGACGACCACCGGATCGGCACCGGCATCGTGGTCGATCGCCTGCTGGCGATGGACCGCCTGGCGGGCGAGCCGCGCACGGTGGCGCGCCCGCACGCCGACTGGCACCTGTTCAAGAAGCAGCGCGCGATGTACGACGCGGTGCTCGACTGGCATACGGTGGAGGGCGCCTCGGTGCTGGCACACGGCGGGAAGTACTACTGCTTCTACAGCGGCGGCGCCTGGGAAAAGGAAAACTACGGGGTCAGCTATGTGGTGGGCGACCATCCGCTCGGTCCGTTCACCCGCCCCGAGGGCAGCGAAGCGGCGCTCCTGATGCGCTCGCGCCCCGGCAAGCTGATCGGCCCGGGCCACAATTGCTTCACCACCTCGCCCGACGGCAGCCAGGAATGGATCGTGTACCACGCCTGGGACCCGGCCATGACCGGGCGCCGCATGTGCATCGACCTGCTCCGCTGGGATGACGGCCGCCCCACCACCGCCGGCCCGAGCTTCACCCGCCAGCCGGCGCCGGCCGGGCTGGCGCGCTAG